The genomic stretch CCGCTTCATCACATCGGCAACAGCGTCTAAGTTGCACTCCAGCTGGCACACGAGAAGACCCGCGGAGGCCACGTCGTCGTCGCTTATGTCCGAGGGCGATAGGTCTGCGTTCGCGCCAAGCGCCACCACGATTTCATTCTCCCCAGATTCGTCAAACAAGATTCCCGCGGTCCCGGTCGCCTTCTCGGCGTATTCTGCCAGGTGAGCAACGATCCCCTCCGTCTGATAGAACTTTCTCACTTCCGAGGCGAAGGCGTCCCTGCCGACTGCGCCAACGTAGATGACCTCGGAGCCGGCCCGCCGGGCAGCCACCGCCTGATTACTTCCCTTACCACCAGGCCCGGTTATGAATTCTCCGACTACCGTCTCCCCGGGTGAGGGGAAGCGCGCGGTTGAAAAAGTGAGGTCCTGCACAAAGCTACCAACGACCAGGATGGGGGCGGATTTCATCCACTGAGGATACAATCCTGGCTTTCGAACTGACAAGTGAGGATTGGCGGTAAAATTCGTCTGGAAAGTGGGGTACTGGAAAGGCTACTGTCTTCCTATGTTTACGGGTTTAGTAGAGGGCGCAGGTGAAATCCTTCGTTTTGCAAAGGGAACAAAGAGCTTCGAACTGATGGTCAAGGCTCCCTCGTTTATGACCGAAGTCTCGATAGGGGATTCAATAGCCGTGAATGGCTGTTGTCTGACCGTGGTGAAAGTGGAAGGGTGTGAACTATCCTTCGATCTTTTGCTGGAAACGGTGAAGCGGACTTCAATCAATCAGCTCGATGTTGGAGGACTGATTAACCTTGAACGCAGTCTACTTCCAACCACCAGAATGGGTGGTCATTTTGTAAGCGGGCATGTGGATGAAACCGGAAGAATTGAGGTGTTGGAGAAGAAAGAATCGGACTTCTACCTGAAAATTCAGTGCCGGAAGGAATCGGTCGCTTATCTTGTTGAAAAAGGATGTGTGGCTGTGGACGGAATCTCGCTGACGGTGACGGAAGTTTTTGAAGATGGATTTTCGATCTGGCTGATTCCACACACCCTCGAGGTGACAAATTTGCAGGAGAGAAAAGTCGGTGATCTGGTGAATCTGGAGTTTGATTTGTTGGCGAAATACGTGGAGAAGATCGTCGAGACACGGAGGAATTGAGGTATGGATCGCGAACTGCTGAACCTCGTTGTCGAAGAGTTGCGACAACTGCGTTCTGAAGGAGTGGAGGGCGTATCCATGTCGGATGAAACTCTTCGGGTTTTGGAATGTGCCGGAAAGGGCGAAAAGGAGCGTGGCGGCAGTGTTGCGTCAGATTCAGCTGTTTCAACCAAGAGGAGTGCCGACCAAGG from Verrucomicrobiota bacterium encodes the following:
- a CDS encoding riboflavin synthase → MGYWKGYCLPMFTGLVEGAGEILRFAKGTKSFELMVKAPSFMTEVSIGDSIAVNGCCLTVVKVEGCELSFDLLLETVKRTSINQLDVGGLINLERSLLPTTRMGGHFVSGHVDETGRIEVLEKKESDFYLKIQCRKESVAYLVEKGCVAVDGISLTVTEVFEDGFSIWLIPHTLEVTNLQERKVGDLVNLEFDLLAKYVEKIVETRRN